The Polynucleobacter sp. JS-JIR-5-A7 region GGCATAGAGTTTTTTAAGATCTGTTTGATTTTTCAGCGCCATACCGGAGTTATCAGCAACCTGTTTTTTACCTAACTTAATCGCGGTTGCCGGATCTTGCCAGTTATCCTCAAAAGGAATGTTGATGGAATTGGGAATATGACCACCGCGAATGGCTCTGACATCTTTGCCCGAAAATTCATCGGGAGTTCTAGCATCAATAATTTGTACTGACTTTGATTGAGCAATCTTGAGCATCTCCTCATTGCTAACTACTAACTGAGGCTGAGCTACTAGTGCGACGGATACCGGTGGTAAGGCTTGGCGCTCTTTTTGCATTGGTAAACCCGCTTGCTTCCAGCCATCAATGCCATCGTGATAAATCTGCGCATTTTTTCCACCAAAGTAATTAATAGTGTACAAACCAAAATAGGCATAGGGATTGCCCCGCGCACCATAAACTACAACATCTTTATTCACATCTAATCCGGCACTGTTAAAGAGCTTCTGGATTTGTTCTGTAGGAATGTAGTCTTCCTTATTTGGATCGCGAAGTGTGCCACCGACTTCACCAATATTGATTGCGCCTGGGATGTGGCCCTCTAAATAACTCTTTTCATCACGCACGTCCCAAATGATCGCACCGCGCGCAACTGCCTGCTGCATCTGATCGGTTTGGATGATGGCTATTTTTTGCTGAGCAAAAGCCAGGGAAAAAATAGATGCTAATACGATTGCTAAGATTGTCTTCACAGGAATTCCTTTGGGTTAATGGGGTTAACAATACACCAAGACATCAATTTCTAGAATAGTGCCATCTATTTATATGTTGCTAGTGTTGGACACTCACATTCAGATGATATCTAAGCACAATAAAAGTGCGAGGTGAAAGTGCGAAGCGGTAATTTTTACGGCTCTATCGGCGCGGTAATTCACATATTCACGTAATTGGATGATATTAGTTACTTATTAAGCCTTTACAAGTGTAAGGCTTTGCTTTACACTTTGCTTTAAATCTTTAAAATAGATGGATGATTGAATCGTTTATACACAAAGGTTTAAAAGAGTTATTTGAAGACGGAAAAAGCATCAAGATTCAGAAAGCATTAGCAAACAGAATCATTCGACGTTTAGACGCCATTGACTCTGCTAAATCGCTAGATGATCTCAAGGTGCCGGGTTTTAATTTTCATGGCTTAGAAGGAGTTCCAAAACGCTATAGCATTCATATAAATGGCCCCTGGTGTCTCACCTTTGAATGGCGCGATGAGAATGCTTATCGACTTAACCTAGAAAACTATCACTAATATCATGCGAAAAAGATTACCTACCCACCCTGGCGCCATCTTAAGAGAGGATGTCTTTCCAACTCTTGGCATATCCGTCACAGAGTTTGCAAAGCATCTTGGCATCTCTAGGCAGACCCTTCATGCTGTTTTGGCGGAAAAAAGCTCGATCACTCCTGAGCTTGCTTTACGCATTGGCGCTTTCTTAGGTAATGGCCCACAACTCTGGATTGAGATGCAGTCTAAATATGATTTGTGGCAGGCAGAGCTTAAGTTGAAAAAAGTATTGCCCAAAATTACCTTATTCAAGCATTTGTTAGCTGCCTAGCTTTGCACTCATCACAGTAGTATTTGCCATTTTTCTCCCAAGCTTGAATACCGAGCTTCTTAGTGCACCAGTAGCAATATAGATTTGTTGAGGGAATAAATTTCCTACTTGCTAAATCTGGCAACTCAGAATTGACTGCATATTGCGATAAATGAACTTCAACTGCCTTGGGCTTTAACAGCGCAATCATCCATCTCCAAGTCTTGGGGATGAGTCGGTAATGAAAGATTGCGTAGATGCAAAATATCCCCAATAAAATAAAAACAACTGATAGTGGGTTTTGCGCCATCCACTCCAAGATGGCTATTGCCGCTAGGTAAGCAATATAAAGACCAACGATTGCCATGAGATACGGCCAGATGGCAGCCAATATCAATATCGAAATGATGGTGCCAATGATCGAGCCACCACTTCCGCCAGAATCATTATTACCATCATCATAATCAGACATGAGTTCTTCCCTTTAAGCGATTAGACCAATGCCAAACTTGGTTCGCTTAATGGAGCACTGCCTCCGATACCTCAGGCTTTCCCTCAGGGTTCTTCTTTTGGTTTGACACCAAGAACTCTTTCGTTTCTAGCGCGACCGTAAGATAAGCGTCGGTAGCATTTCTAAATGCCTCATGCGCATCTTCTTTGCTAAAAATATAGGTTAGGCTAAAGATCAGATTGTCTGCATCTTCACCATCAACTGTGACAGTATTGCCGGCATCGTTATCAACTACCCGCAAGCCCCTGCAGAACTCTGGTTTCTCGCCATCCACCCAACTCATATCGAGGCGATCTATATCAAACCGCAGGCTACGAAATAAGTTATTGATAGTAAAACGGGTACCATTTAAGTATGTGTAATCACGCATAAGACCTCCAATATCAATTGATTAATCTCTACTACTCAATTATCAAGATTGGGAGGTTCAAATAATGAGCTTGTGATCTCTTTTTGATCCATTTGCCCAATAAAAAACCCACCAAATGGTGGG contains the following coding sequences:
- a CDS encoding sulfurtransferase — translated: MKTILAIVLASIFSLAFAQQKIAIIQTDQMQQAVARGAIIWDVRDEKSYLEGHIPGAINIGEVGGTLRDPNKEDYIPTEQIQKLFNSAGLDVNKDVVVYGARGNPYAYFGLYTINYFGGKNAQIYHDGIDGWKQAGLPMQKERQALPPVSVALVAQPQLVVSNEEMLKIAQSKSVQIIDARTPDEFSGKDVRAIRGGHIPNSINIPFEDNWQDPATAIKLGKKQVADNSGMALKNQTDLKKLYANLDPDKETVVYCQSGVRAAETAVVLKTLGFKKVKVYDSAWLGWGNNLKAPVADETFLNVGALNAKMAAMQNKITQLEEALKNKSN
- a CDS encoding type II toxin-antitoxin system RelE/ParE family toxin yields the protein MIESFIHKGLKELFEDGKSIKIQKALANRIIRRLDAIDSAKSLDDLKVPGFNFHGLEGVPKRYSIHINGPWCLTFEWRDENAYRLNLENYH
- a CDS encoding HigA family addiction module antitoxin translates to MRKRLPTHPGAILREDVFPTLGISVTEFAKHLGISRQTLHAVLAEKSSITPELALRIGAFLGNGPQLWIEMQSKYDLWQAELKLKKVLPKITLFKHLLAA